In a genomic window of Sarcophilus harrisii chromosome 4, mSarHar1.11, whole genome shotgun sequence:
- the C4H1orf112 gene encoding uncharacterized protein C1orf112 homolog isoform X4, whose translation MSQDRAEPSDTLVLEELASWSEDLCRQELPSVLPRLLSMYQCCNNWQDDIRVLKILTEMFLPHINYLALEQSFFSQVLPKTVKLFDDMMYDLSSQARELSSQNFELQVTLRNILQSMVQLLGALKGCAQHVCSLQESIVLENIHSLPSSALHVIKSTFVHCKFQIFFRPFSRKLIPFRST comes from the exons ATGTCTCAGGACCGCGCGGAGCCGTCGGACACCTTGGTCCTGGAAGAACTGGCAAGCTGGTCCGAGGACCTATGCCGTCAGGAGTTGCCTTCTGTCCTGCCCCGGCTTCTC TCGATGTATCAGTGTTGCAATAACTGGCAGGATGACATAC GAGTTCTCAAGATTCTTACAGAAATGTTTCTACCTCATATCAACTACTTAGCATTGGAACAATCATTTTTTTCACAAGTATTACCAAAG ACTGTAAAATTATTTGATGATATGATGTATGATTTATCTAGCCAGGCAAGAGAATTATCAAGCCAAAATTTTGAACTCCAAGTTACACTAAGGAATATTTTACAA tcAATGGTGCAACTCTTAGGAGCGCTTAAAGGATGTGCACAACATGTTTGTTCTCTTCAGGAATCCATAGTTTTAGAGAATATACATAGCCTCCCCTCTTCAGCCCTTCATGTGATCAAGAGCACGTTTGTACATTGCAA GTTTCAGATCTTCTTCAGGCCCTTTTCAAGGAAGCTTATTCCCTTCAGAAGCACTTAA
- the METTL18 gene encoding histidine protein methyltransferase 1 homolog, with translation MAFQFNFTIDKHLEDELPALEDEALNPESSGKTSVLDSQKEKLNDGKRSSKEGDLFEKPLWGCKSSEVKAFPPCDNSLAKSDEITRNLEPKEKQLCLKVAKEHDVPKDLKKMVENKVVEVIPYLQDVNLSVVKMSFLKDNSCGEDIVSKSLSSHSDLITGIYEGGLKIWECTFDLLAYLADEEVQFAGKRVLDLGCGAGLLGIIALKGKAKETHFQDYNSTVIDEVTIPNVIINSTFEFEDEISEPDLKKRRNSNPTQQHLTKCRFFSGEWYEFSKFVLNSKKAFAKYDIILTSETIYNPSYYNAFHQTLANLLDESGQVFLASKAHYFGVGGGIHLFQKFIEEKNVFETRTLKIIDEGLKRILIKITFKHTH, from the coding sequence ATGGCATTCCAGTTTAATTTTACTATAGATAAACACCTAGAAGATGAATTACCAGCCCTTGAAGATGAGGCCTTAAACCCAGAATCTTCAGGAAAGACATCAGTCTTAGAcagtcaaaaagaaaaactgaatgatGGAAAACGGTCCTCAAAAGAAGGTGATTTATTTGAGAAACCTCTGTGGGGATGCAAATCATCAGAAGTTAAGGCATTTCCACCCTGTGACAACTCACTGGCTAAGTCAGATGAAATCACAAGGAATTTGGAACCAAAAGAAAAGCAGCTTTGTTTAAAAGTGGCCAAAGAACATGATGTTCctaaagatttaaagaaaatggTAGAAAATAAAGTGGTAGAAGTTATACCATATCTCCAAGATGTAAATTTGTCAGTTGTGAAAATGTCCTTTTTGAAAGATAATTCTTGCGGAGAAGACATAGTATCCAAAAGCCTTTCTTCTCACTCTGATCTCATCACAGGTATTTATGAAGGAGGTTTGAAAATCTGGGAATGTACTTTTGACCTTCTAGCTTATCTAGCTGATGAAGAAGTACAATTTGCTGGGAAAAGAGTGTTGGACCTTGGCTGTGGAGCAGGGCTTCTGGGTATAATTGCCCTCAAGGGAAAAGCTAAAGAAACTCACTTTCAAGATTATAATAGCACTGTAATTGATGAAGTAACTATTCCAAATGTAATAATAAACTCCACTTTTGAATTTGAAGATGAAATAAGTGAGCCAGATTTGAAAAAGCGGAGGAACTCAAACCCAACACAACAACATTTAACCAAATGTCGATTCTTTTCTGGGGAATGGtatgagttttccaaatttgtgcTAAACAGCAAAAAAGCTTTTGCAAAGTATGACATCATTCTTACCTCTGAGACTATTTATAATCCAAGCTATTACAATGCTTTCCATCAAACTTTAGCCAATTTGTTGGATGAAAGTGGACAGGTATTTTTGGCAAGTAAAGCACACTATTTTGGTGTTGGAGGTGGTATCCATCTCTTTCagaaatttatagaagaaaagaatgtATTTGAAACTAGGACACTCAAAATAATTGATGAAGGACTAAAGAGAAtcttaattaaaataacttttaagcaTACCCATTGA